A stretch of the Aegilops tauschii subsp. strangulata cultivar AL8/78 chromosome 4, Aet v6.0, whole genome shotgun sequence genome encodes the following:
- the LOC120962642 gene encoding uncharacterized protein, translating into MEDVARRHGGGGADLISDLPEDLLLQVLARRRAHRPPLPPVARPLDPPPRPRLPRRRARPAPLLPALASLQAAAGPGVTLLDIRVAGLEREASLVSSLLHAAAGLSPAELRLALQRDIQFFHVEMPRFHRATSIDLAAHYLHLLLSRISRFPALQRLSLSGCRVDLADLVHRCPCLRVLRVADARRVPQQQYHHQIGVVGGARCGEPEQMDRVYLRRGPPCSRIWQCHSASTASSPCPSPRQLWRRSLGSAHIPIPR; encoded by the coding sequence ATGGAGGATGTCGCACGCCGCCATGGCGGCGGAGGAGCCGACCTCATCAGCGACCTGCCGGAGGATCTGCTCCTCCAGGtcctcgcccgccgccgcgcgcacAGGCCTCCTCTCCCGCCGGTGGCGCGGCCTCTGGACCCGCCTCCCCGACCTCGTCTTCCGCGACGTCGCGCTCGGCCCGCCCCGCTCCTACCCGCGCTCGCCTCGCTCCAAGCCGCGGCCGGCCCCGGGGTGACCCTCCTCGATATCCGCGTCGCAGGGCTTGAGCGGGAGGCTTCCTTGGTCTCTTCGCTGCTCCATGCCGCCGCGGGGCTCTCGCCGGCGGAGCTCCGCCTGGCCCTCCAACGCGACATCCAGTTCTTCCACGTGGAGATGCCTCGCTTCCACCGCGCCACCTCCATCGACCTCGCCGCGCACTACCTCCACCTCTTGCTGTCACGCATCAGCAGGTTCCCGGCGCTCCAGAGGCTGTCCCTCTCCGGCTGCCGCGTCGACCTCGCCGACCTGGTCCACCGCTGCCCGTGCCTGCGGGTGCTCAGGGTGGCCGACGCCCGACGGGTTCCTCAACAGCAATATCACCATCAAATCGGAGTCGTTGGAGGAGCTCGCTGTGGAGAGCCTGAACAAATGGACAGAGTGTATCTGCGTCGAGGCCCCCCATGCTCAAGAATTTGGCAATGTCATTCAGCATCGACAGCGAGCTCACCGTGTCCATCGCCGCGCCAATTGTGGAGAAGGTCTCTTGGGAGTGCTCATATTCCTATTCCTCGCTGA